The nucleotide window GACTGGTAACCCCCCAGATAAGGTAGAAATTAGTTATCTGAAGAGTAATAAAAACATAGCTTTTATTTATACAAACAATATAAAATAAGGGTAGTCACCTAATGATAGGGgatagttaaaaaaacaaaacaaatcaaaTGACGTAGGTTCTGACATAGGCAGGTACTATTACTAATAGATATACACTGAGAATTTAGTATGCAATCAACCCCTAAAGTTTGGGAAATAATTATTTCTTGCCAAAATACGTCAGTCCTATGGGTGGAGAAGGACTCAAAGGTCTGTGACCGATGAAGCGCTGCCCAACTGTATGGGTCTATTTCTTAATATGACCCATCAGACATTTTCACAGTGGTTGGGGAAGTCCACGAGACACCCTACAACTTGTCCACTTGAACGGGATGTGAGGTGTGTCTCTGCGTTCTGCGGCATAGCCCCGCTTTATAGATAAGGGTCAATGTCTCTCTTACCATGCCGGTGCCATTGCAGAAgtggcagtgctgcagtttggtGCCGGGCTCGTTCCCTTTGCCGTCACACCTCGGACACGTGTCTGTCATGTTAAGAGAGATCTCTTTGTTCACTCCTTTGGCCGCCTGAATGAACGTCAGGTCCATGACGTACTGCACAGAAAAGAGGAGCGGTTATTTGTTTGGTGCGATATCATTTTGGATCTGGGAGAAGCTTTGGATAGTTGGGATTTGTACAGCGGTACTCGCTACCAATTTATACTGCAGCAGCATGTTCGAAGCTCGCTGCTCTGTGCTCTCACCTCCTGCGGCTGCTCGAAAACGGTGTTAAAGTCCCCAAAAGACGACCCCGAGAACTCCCCAAAGATCTTGCGGAAGAGTTCCTCCGGGTCGACACTGGGGCCCCCGCTCCAGTACTGCTGCCCTCTTCCGCCGCCCGCGGCAAAATCAGCAGTGCCGTAAGTGTCATACTGCTTGCGCTTCACCTCGTCACTCAGCACCTGTAGCGGGAGCATTTTAACAGATGCTAGTATTTTatggttaataaaaaaaaatcagtaagtACCCGGTGTTGCTCGGGAATTCTGAGAAACCAcaaaatactgagatttataaatagatcatttcatttttttgtttcttaatGCCAAATCCCCTGCTAAACCAACAGCTCCCCCATAATCATTTCATTGCCTCTGAGGTGCTGAAGTGTTCGATCGAGTGTCTCTAATTCTGCATATGTGTGGGACGTTGTGCTCTTGTCCCTAACAATCTCGCGCACGGGAAGAACTTTGCTCGCTCCTGTATTTTTCCTAATGttgcaaattggattttcagagtCACCAAGATTAAGTAGGAGCTTAAGGATTGTGTGATGGGATCATGTcattggtgatttcatcagtcatGTCAGTGCTGATATTTGCAAATTGTATCCAGACAGACACAAACCTGCTTCTTGATCTCAGGATCCATCATGCAAGATTTGGTTCCGATACTTTAATAGGTGTTGAAATGCATAGCAGGCACAACACTTAACATTAAACATAGACTTTAACAGCAGAAAAGAGCCACTTGGCACACAAAATCTGCCCATTTTTCTACCTGCTGTAAAACCCCCGGACCCGATTTGATTCTTGCCTTTTTTCCATATTTAGGATGACCTTGTGTGTATACCAAGCATTTTATCATTTCCTTTCTGTATTGGCCCCTACCACATCTGCTAGGAGGCTCTGTCACGTTTCCACCGCCTTTTCCTCACAtctcccctgagcctcccacacTCCAGCTTCAGAGAAGGAccctcttccctcttctcttTAATATGCTGCTCTCCTGCACTTTGAACGTTTCTATCctatcccctcatcccatcctctctcccttctgtcctcTAAGCCAGTGAAACCCCTCGGGCATTGCAGGGATTACTGTCACAGGTAACACACAGAGGCTAAGGGGAGCGTGTGCCGTCTTTACCTCGTATGCTTCTGCCAGCTGAGAGAATTTCTCTTTGGCCTGTGGATCTGTCTTGTTGGTATCCGGGTGGAATTTCTTGGCCAGCTTGGACATCAAAAACAGGAGAACGTTAAACATCaaaacttatttattttttacatgctGTAAACCAGGGGGCCCTTGAGTCAAACGCCACTATGTTAAGCTTTGGGAACCCCTCAGTACCTGAGACACGTAGCGGTAAAGTTAGTGGGTTTATAATttaaggggaaacaaaatggctgccagtaggaagctgcaacatcctCGGTTGCGGTTTCCTATTTGATGACCATTTAAATTCCCTTTAAAAACTAGAAAATAATACAAGTATCTTCACCAGGGAGTACCTCAGCAACTAGGTGGTTCCTGGGGATAGCAGGCATCTCTGGAGGACCCCCGGATCTAATCCCACAAAAATAAAATGGTTAGTTcggatggattgctcctttaacagaAGCCTGTCCCCATTACTACTGGAAAGACACAATAACTGATGGGATATTGCTGCAGCGCAAACACAGAACCAAAGCAAATACACTCAGACACCGTGACTAGTTACCTAAATATTTACTGTGACATAGTAAAtttgtgtatatctttatttatacagcacccacaatctactcagcgctttacaaaattatAATACAAGTGCACCAaataatcagacaataggaaaggaaatccctgtcctggaGAGTTTACCATCTAATATTAACCAgaacaatatatttttaatagaATTTACCTTCATGAATATCCTATCGTGTGTGTGAAAACACGGGGTATACTCATTAACCCTTCTGCAGCAAGACAGAGAGACAAGCGCCTCCTTAGGATACAGGGAGCAATGTTTAACTAgaccaggggtgaccaactccagtcctcaagggccaccaacagggaaggatttcaggagatccctgcttcagcacaggtgtctcaatcaaagacagagccacctgtgctgaagcaatgatatccttaaaacctgacctgttgggggcccttgaggactggagttgacaaccACTGAACTAGACATTTTGGGCACAAAGCCAAAAAATAATCAGCTTACCCTCACCAAAAGAAACCGGTCCTATATAAACCATGTTGCAATTAGGTCtcaggaggagaagagaaggcACTTTAACCCCATTATAAATGCATGAGGGAGGAGATAGATAGGATAAGCACGTGTTATTGGGCGACAGTGGGATGGGAACGCACAGCGAGGGTACCTGGTAATAGGCCTTCTTGATTTCCTTCTGGGTGGCAGTGCGCGGGACCCCCAGAACCTGGTAAAAGTCTGTCTTGTTGCAGGAGGAGGAACTGGTGTGAAACTGGGAGAGGCGCTTGGAAGGACCTACACAAGAGGGCAGAGGTCAACATCATCTCCAAAAATCCCACCCCGCCACCCACGGTGACATCTCCCACTtcaaggagaagaggagaagtTAAGTCTGCCTAGTCCTCAAAATGCTTCACTCGCTAACACGCAAAACAGAGTATGGGGGAATTCGCAAGGGTCAATAACTCCATCAAATAGccctttaaccccttcaccagAAACAGGGCAAAGCATCGCAAGGGCAAAAGAAAGGTGTCAATGCCCCATCAATTCTGATGAGCATGAAAACCACAAGGAATAATAAACATCCATATACCCCTCAAAAGGCTGCCAATAACTACTCCGCACATTAGGGGTGGAAGTCAAATTGGggtagtggggggagggagataacCTATAAACGCCCTAAGTGACTAACCCCTTTAAAAAGTTACCCTATATATAAAGGGACAACAGGAGTAAGTACCCTATGCAGTCCTCCAATAACTATCTTATTATATAAACAACCCCACATATGGGTAAAGACAGTCTGATTGGAGTAATAACCAATGCCCCCCAATAACTGCCTATGTTATTTAAACAGTGCCAGGGGGTAACACACATGCCCTCAAAAACCACCTCATAAATAACTAACCCATGTAGAAGGGACGACTGTGATCCCATAGATACCCCCGTTCCACACTCATGAGTGACGTAGCCTAacaaagggagcggggggggggggggggggttagagataACCCTATAAATGCCCCAAGTACTTACCCCATGTACAACGTACAACAGGGATAAGTACCCAACACATTCCTCCTTTAACTACACACATAAAAAGGGCAGTCTAACTGGGATAATAACCCCTACAATTACCCCTCTCCCTCCTAAACTAACTGCTATGTCTCCAATAACTGCCCCGTACGTGGCAAGAGAACGAGTGACACAAGGTTAAGGACACGTTAAATACCCCGCCTGAGAGGTAACAGTATGTCATTAACTGCCCCCTCTTGTGCCTTATTACCCCCGCCGCTTACCCGCTGCGGGCCCCCGTGCTGTGGTCGCCAGCAGCAGAGCACCCTCAGCCCGGGGCCACCGGGGGACGCCAAGAGGCAAGCGGCCCCGCGCCCCGGACACAGCGACCGAGAACCAACGCGAGGAACAGCGAGCCGCCATCTTGCCCAGGACACCGGCACACTGCACATGCGTCACAAACactcagggggagggaggtggggaggtcaTTAGATCATTGGAAATGCGCCATCTTACTCCCCCCAACTGGTGTAGCTGTCACAGAACTCACCGGAAGTCTCTGATGTGCCATGTTGGTGCGCCTATTCAGCTGGTAGTGGTAGAGCCAGTATTGACATGTGGACATCTGTCCGCTATGGttgttaactccttcactgctttTAGTATTTGCACCTTCCACTCATTAGTGCAAGCTTTAACAGACATGTCAACTTTCATTGGTTTTCTGTGAGTGTCACTGATTTGGGGTCGGTCTCACTTCTTTTTACCATAATCTTCCCTGAGGGATCACTGCTAAAGAATGACTACATTTGCATTAAAATGCTATTGGTTGCATGCAGAGCCCCCTGAATCTCACTGGTCTGTTCTTGGAAGTTGACATATTTGCTTTATAGTTGCAAACCCTTTAATGTTTCTCTTGAAAGCATAATATCAAATAATTATTAACTGCCATCACAGTCTGTGCAGGCCCCTATGGCAGCTTGGGGggtaatgcacattgataacacATTGATCTTTATAATGTACTATTAAAAGAGTAGGAGGGTTCAGAACCAAGGAGAGCAGGGTCCCCTTTAATGGgttagtccctcctaggagcaaagtgtacttactaatgacagtgacatgtttaagggatcagtccctcctaggagcaaagtgtactaatggcagagacatgtttaaggggtcagcccctcctaggagca belongs to Ascaphus truei isolate aAscTru1 chromosome 11, aAscTru1.hap1, whole genome shotgun sequence and includes:
- the DNAJA3 gene encoding dnaJ homolog subfamily A member 3, mitochondrial isoform X1, with product MAARCSSRWFSVAVSGARGRLPLGVPRWPRAEGALLLATTARGPAAGPSKRLSQFHTSSSSCNKTDFYQVLGVPRTATQKEIKKAYYQLAKKFHPDTNKTDPQAKEKFSQLAEAYEVLSDEVKRKQYDTYGTADFAAGGGRGQQYWSGGPSVDPEELFRKIFGEFSGSSFGDFNTVFEQPQEYVMDLTFIQAAKGVNKEISLNMTDTCPRCDGKGNEPGTKLQHCHFCNGTGMETINTGPFVMRSTCRRCGGRGSVMTNPCLSCRGSGQTKQKKTVTVPVPAGVEDGQTVRMPVGKKEIFITFRVQKSPIFRRDGPDIHSDLFVSIAQAILGGTARAQGLYDPVNVAIPAGTQADQRIRIGGKGIARVNSYGFGDHYIHLKIRVPRHLTDRQRALMLTFAEDETDVDGTVNGVTNTTTGGSAQHSSAAGDEKLEAEQAGENKEGFLSKLKKMFSS
- the DNAJA3 gene encoding dnaJ homolog subfamily A member 3, mitochondrial isoform X3, encoding MAARCSSRWFSVAVSGARGRLPLGVPRWPRAEGALLLATTARGPAAGPSKRLSQFHTSSSSCNKTDFYQVLGVPRTATQKEIKKAYYQLAKKFHPDTNKTDPQAKEKFSQLAEAYEVLSDEVKRKQYDTYGTADFAAGGGRGQQYWSGGPSVDPEELFRKIFGEFSGSSFGDFNTVFEQPQEYVMDLTFIQAAKGVNKEISLNMTDTCPRCDGKGNEPGTKLQHCHFCNGTGMETINTGPFVMRSTCRRCGGRGSVMTNPCLSCRGSGQTKQKKTVTVPVPAGVEDGQTVRMPVGKKEIFITFRVQKSPIFRRDGPDIHSDLFVSIAQAILGGTARAQGLYDPVNVAIPAGTQADQRIRIGGKGIARVNSYGFGDHYIHLKIRVPRHLTDRQRALMLTFAEDETDVDGTVNGVTNTTTGKRSTGN
- the DNAJA3 gene encoding dnaJ homolog subfamily A member 3, mitochondrial isoform X2 produces the protein MAARCSSRWFSVAVSGARGRLPLGVPRWPRAEGALLLATTARGPAAGPSKRLSQFHTSSSSCNKTDFYQVLGVPRTATQKEIKKAYYQLAKKFHPDTNKTDPQAKEKFSQLAEAYEVLSDEVKRKQYDTYGTADFAAGGGRGQQYWSGGPSVDPEELFRKIFGEFSGSSFGDFNTVFEQPQEYVMDLTFIQAAKGVNKEISLNMTDTCPRCDGKGNEPGTKLQHCHFCNGTGMETINTGPFVMRSTCRRCGGRGSVMTNPCLSCRGSGQTKQKKTVTVPVPAGVEDGQTVRMPVGKKEIFITFRVQKSPIFRRDGPDIHSDLFVSIAQAILGGTARAQGLYDPVNVAIPAGTQADQRIRIGGKGIARVNSYGFGDHYIHLKIRVPRHLTDRQRALMLTFAEDETDVDGTVNGVTNTTTVRAVHLPGVCRW